From the bacterium genome, one window contains:
- a CDS encoding aldo/keto reductase: MIYRTLGRSGVHVSAYALGTNAFGGRADEQTSIAIIHHAIEHGVNLIDTANIYTETNSERIIGKAIRDRRDRVVLATKSASKMGDGPNDKGASRRHIMRELEHSLARLTTDYIDLYQMHTWDGETPLEETLRALDDLVSAGKIRYIGCSNYAAWQLCRALWVSDRRNFARFDSVQPAYSPADRRIETELVPCCLAEGVGILAYFPLAGGVLTGKYKPGSPPPQGSRAQTQPVFANRINDQNLRLAQDMAGLASEIGCTVAQLTLAWVMRRPGITSALVGATKVAQQEENLKSVDLKVPQEILDRITELSAGFVAF; encoded by the coding sequence ATGATCTACCGCACGCTCGGCCGGTCCGGCGTTCACGTGTCCGCGTACGCCCTCGGCACGAACGCCTTCGGCGGCCGGGCCGACGAGCAGACCTCGATCGCGATCATCCACCACGCGATCGAGCACGGCGTCAACCTGATCGACACCGCGAACATCTACACCGAAACCAACTCCGAGCGGATCATCGGCAAAGCGATCCGCGACCGGCGCGACCGCGTCGTGCTGGCGACGAAGAGCGCGTCGAAGATGGGCGACGGCCCCAACGACAAGGGCGCGTCCCGCCGGCACATCATGCGCGAGCTGGAGCACAGCCTCGCGCGCCTCACGACGGACTACATCGATCTCTACCAGATGCACACATGGGACGGCGAAACGCCGCTCGAGGAAACGCTGCGCGCGCTCGACGACCTGGTGAGCGCGGGCAAGATCCGCTACATCGGCTGCTCCAACTACGCGGCGTGGCAGCTCTGCCGCGCGCTATGGGTCAGCGACCGGCGGAACTTCGCCCGGTTCGACTCGGTGCAACCGGCCTACTCGCCGGCCGACCGGCGTATCGAGACAGAGCTCGTCCCGTGCTGCCTCGCGGAAGGCGTCGGAATCCTCGCCTACTTTCCGCTCGCGGGGGGCGTGCTCACCGGCAAGTACAAGCCGGGTTCGCCGCCGCCGCAGGGGTCGCGCGCCCAGACGCAGCCCGTCTTCGCCAACCGGATCAACGACCAAAACCTCCGCCTGGCGCAGGACATGGCGGGCCTCGCCTCCGAGATCGGCTGCACCGTCGCGCAGCTGACGCTCGCGTGGGTGATGCGGCGGCCCGGCATCACGAGCGCGCTCGTCGGCGCGACGAAGGTCGCGCAGCAGGAAGAGAACCTGAAATCGGTCGACCTCAAGGTGCCCCAGGAGATCCTCGACCGGATCACTGAACTCTCGGCCGGGTTCGTAGCGTTTTAG
- a CDS encoding chlorite dismutase family protein, whose protein sequence is MADAPRAHGFLFFRVPSGHRDTTTAEAVAAAAGAAGRSDGIAAVYAYNLQGFRGDADLGFWVAAADADAFQRAAAILARTSLELTWSLWGFVRPSQYTGRDGTSVRVPGDRRRFLVVYPFSKTHEWYQLSAEDRRAMMTEHARLGHRFDDIDQLLLYCTGLADWEFVVGYETDDLPRFSELVTVLRSTAARPYTLRDTPTFVGRHGPVEEVVRAVIG, encoded by the coding sequence GTGGCCGACGCACCCCGCGCTCACGGATTCTTGTTCTTCCGGGTTCCGTCCGGACATCGGGATACGACAACCGCCGAGGCGGTGGCCGCCGCCGCCGGCGCGGCGGGCCGGTCGGACGGGATCGCCGCCGTGTACGCCTACAACCTCCAGGGCTTCCGCGGAGATGCGGATCTCGGCTTCTGGGTGGCGGCCGCCGACGCGGACGCGTTTCAGCGCGCGGCGGCGATCCTCGCCCGCACGAGCCTGGAGCTGACCTGGTCGCTATGGGGCTTCGTCCGGCCGTCGCAGTATACCGGCCGCGACGGCACGAGCGTCCGGGTCCCGGGCGACCGCCGGCGGTTTCTGGTCGTCTATCCGTTTAGCAAGACGCACGAATGGTATCAGCTGTCCGCGGAGGACCGCCGCGCGATGATGACCGAGCACGCACGGCTCGGCCACCGGTTCGACGACATCGACCAGTTGCTGCTCTACTGCACCGGCCTCGCCGACTGGGAGTTCGTCGTCGGCTACGAGACCGACGACCTGCCCCGCTTCTCCGAGCTCGTGACGGTGCTCCGCAGCACCGCGGCCCGGCCGTACACGCTGCGGGATACGCCGACGTTCGTGGGACGCCACGGCCCCGTCGAGGAGGTCGTTCGGGCGGTGATTGGCTAG
- a CDS encoding DinB family protein, producing MEYAHVYDVLTQARQRLFGWVRPLSQEQYTKTFPFGMGTIRATLIEIARVELFYSMRLREEPLPPPPLGDDFPVGEKRQPTFAALEKAWTAQAPQTRATLAEISDWSKTVTRRLEQGDKVVITTVSRAEIGVQMLMHEVHHRAQVMAMLRQLGVEAQNLDYIGFVARREEFPRDSAPRA from the coding sequence GTGGAATACGCGCACGTCTACGACGTACTGACGCAGGCCCGGCAGCGGCTGTTCGGCTGGGTCCGGCCGCTGAGCCAGGAGCAGTACACGAAGACGTTTCCGTTCGGGATGGGAACGATCCGCGCGACGCTGATAGAGATCGCGCGCGTCGAACTGTTCTACAGCATGCGGCTCCGCGAGGAGCCCCTGCCCCCGCCCCCGCTCGGCGACGACTTCCCGGTCGGCGAGAAGCGCCAGCCCACCTTCGCGGCCCTCGAGAAAGCCTGGACCGCGCAGGCGCCGCAGACGAGAGCCACCCTTGCCGAGATCTCGGACTGGAGCAAGACCGTGACGCGCCGGCTCGAGCAGGGCGACAAGGTCGTGATCACGACGGTGAGCAGGGCCGAGATCGGCGTGCAGATGCTGATGCACGAGGTGCATCACCGCGCGCAGGTCATGGCGATGCTGAGGCAGCTCGGCGTCGAGGCGCAGAACCTCGACTACATCGGTTTCGTCGCGCGGCGCGAAGAGTTTCCACGCGATTCGGCGCCGCGCGCGTAG